The Pungitius pungitius chromosome 13, fPunPun2.1, whole genome shotgun sequence genome includes the window CTACTGGGCTTCTTCGCTACTTTCTGACAACAAACATGAAATAGAATTGAAAGTCCTGCCGATCATGTCAATTGTGAGGCTCAGTTCGATGGCAATTCATGCAGCTGGTGTAATGTGCAACGCTAGGGAATCAGGAATCTGGCATAATTTGAATTGcgacaaacaaatcaaattggTACCGGAGCAGGAGCCTTTGTCTTGACGGAGCTGAACAGGtcgtcctcatcatcctctGCGAACAGACTTGTTGTCGCTGGCTTCTTGGAGCTGAGCTTTGAGCTCTGAAAAGTAAACAGTCATGTATCGTTAGCATCGTGCAAAAGTCATCTGCTTCTGGTCTTTGTGCACAAAATGCAAGTTAGAATTCTAACGCCACTGCAAGCATTACAAACAAATACGAATATCTACCAGCCTCACCTCAGCTTTCCCCGAAGGGGCAAACAGATCAACATCTGGGTCGTTGTCCTTCTGCTCCGTCTGACTGAATAGCAGCTCCTCATCCTGGAACACACCTGTGCTGGTCGTCTGTGGCCGATCCTCtgtgagctaaaaaaaaaataaaagacacgtTTAACACCTTCACCGCAGACACAACGCACACCAAGGCagcaaaaaacatttgttcGTGCTGTTCTCACCTTCAACGTATAAATCAGACAAACCTTTTGAGTGTTGCTCGATGCGGGTTTACTGGGTGAGAATATGGGCTCATTCCAATCGgattcatcttcctcttcatcatcgaACAGACTAACGGGATTGGTTTTGACTTTCTCGTCCTTCTTGACATTGAGTGGTAGGCAGTCTTTAGAAAGGGGGCCGCCACGGTTCTCAACATCATCCAACGGAGTCTTTGTCTGCCTGATGGCCAGAACGTCAATGCCTCCGAAAAGACTCACGGCGCCGGCAGGCTTCTTTTTACTTTCGCCGATCTCTGACGAGGGCGCCGATGGGAGCGGCTCAGGGGTCTTCTGCTGCGAAGGCTTTTGCTGGGCTGCTGTCTTAGAAACAACAACCTCCCCTGACTCCTCCAACAGGGAGGACGACTGAGACGCCGCGGACGGTGTCTGAAGAATACAGGCACTGGATGTTAATTCAATCCCAGTTTCAGTTTAATTGAAGGATCTTATTGGTGCTCTAGTGAATCAGCCCTTATACCATTTACAAACTTTCTAAAGCCTTTCCATTATTTTGTtaattccaaaaacaaaaaggtgagcGCACTCACTATAGCCGCTGAGGctgcagtgtttgtgtggagTGCCGGTTTGATGCCAGAAAGGGATCCCGTATCTGCATCGTCGTCACCCTCATCTTCAAACAACAGAGCGACTCTCTGAGGTTTCCGCTGGCTGTGTGATGAGCGACACAATGAGAGGACGGGTAAGGATTCTGAGCAATACTCAAACTGGGGCTGAAGGGattttaatacaaatgtaaaagtGAGCCGGTTTGCTTCTGCACCGATCATCCTGACAAGTGTATCATACCTTGACCCTGTCGTTGGAGAAAACAGGTCGTCCTCGTCGTCATGATCAAAGAGGCTGCTTTTGTGAGAGATTTTGGCAGCGGTGAGACCAGAGGGAGCGCTGACGCTGGTCCTCATCCCTCCTGCCTTTACTTCTGGCTTCCCCGCACTATTTAAAGGACTCACCCACTGGTCCTGTCATTCAAATGTTCAAGAATAATGATGTACCACATTATAGGCACAGTTACATACTGGTGTGCAGCAGTAGATAGGAGCTTGTGTAACCCTGTACCTCATCATCACTGAAGAGGGAGCTGGACACAGCTCTACTGGGTTGCGGTGTGGAAGCTTTTGTCTGATGAGGTTTTGCTTTGGATTTTGCTGCAGATGCAAACAGGTCCTGCGAGGTGTGAAGAACCAAATTattgtaaaacactcaaaagcaCAAGCTAATTAAGTTTTGCCCAAGTGTGGGAGTAATCAGTTTATTATTCTcacctcttcttcctcgtcatCAAATAATGACAAAGGGGCCTTGCTGGTTTGGCCCTGGCTTGTAGGCTCAGGCTTAGACTGGCTCTTAATGGGAGATCCCTAAGCACGGCAGATACACATATAGTGCAATTAAATGGATTACTTCTGTTATCGCATTTTTTCTAGTGAAATAAAGCAGGATTATGGTGAAAGTCGTACCTGTGCGTCTTCATCATCTGAGAAGAGGCCTCTCATCTGAGGCTTCTGGGTCTGCTTCACAGTAGCCTTAGCATGGTCTGCAGCCACTCCATTCTTATGTGCATAACATGAAGATGAACATTTACTATGCATAGTTTTCTAAATCATAACGTTCTTTCTTAAAAAGACAAGGTTTAGTCTTGAAAGAAACACGGAATAACGAGGACTGAACTATATCAACAAGAGTAAACGTTTACTAAAACTAAATCAAATGCTGCCTTTTCTCAGACTGCACTGGACTATGGCACTCAGTGCAAACATCAATAAACTGACCTCAACTAGCACTGTTCATTTAATGGCACCCATGCCTGATAAATTACCTTGTGAGTCAATGTAGACAGGACCTTGAAACAAAATGTGAACGTCCTGAAGAACTAAAActggtgaaaatgaaaatacaaggTAGGCCACAACCAGTTGGTGGTGTATCAAGGCagtgaaaatatgttttatccATAAAATAAGCTGGCATATTGGTTGTGAAAGCACCAGAGTATATTGGTAAACAGTATTCTCACCTCCATAGACTTCTCAGATGCTTTGCTGCTAGTCGGCGGACATTTCTTGAGGCCTTCATTGAGCAAGCTTTGAGTCCCGGGTCCAAACATCGAGATGGCGCCTGCTGGCAGCTAAACATAACAATGACAATAGGAACTCTTTAACTTGCCCCAAAAACATCATTTAGATCCACCAAACCATGTGTGATTCATTTAACTATAATTATGTCATGTTCAACCACAAGGAGACACTTGAATGTTGATCTTTACCTTTTTCTCAGGTGGTTTAACCTGCTCCTCCACTAACTCCTTCTTGCTCTGTGCCGGCGTCACAGCAACGTACTTCTCACCGAATATGTCACGatcgtcatcgtcgtcatcgAAAAGATCAATAGCTTTCTTGGGTGTCCTGTGGCCAGCTgaacgagaggaggaggagagtgagaaTCCCACCAGAGCGCGGACGACAGCACCGACGGGACAACTCTCTCGCACACTTACCGGAGTCAGACTTTATCAGGCTTTTACCGCTGAAGAAgtcatcctcctcgtcctcatcatcaAACAGCCCACCTGCTCCTTCACCAAAAGCAGCCCCCGCAGGAGCCGGAGTAGAGGCAGCATTGGTCTTGGGAACTCGAGTCCCGTTCTCCTTGCTCTTCAGTGAGTCAGAGTCGACCCCTGAACGGAACAGGCTGTCGTCTGTGGAGAAAGAAGGAGGCGGTTAAACGCAAAAGAGCCGACTAAAGCTTGATTTCGACAGTCATACGAGTTAATGCTTCTACCTGGGAATATTGAAATGCCACCTGCAGGAATCTTCTTTCCAGATTTGTCAGATTCTagaatggaaaagaaaaagtctGTGTTAATCTGCAAGGCCAGTTTTTGTTTGTACAGGTTTGTACAGATCTTATGCACAAGTCTTTGTCTTGAATAACTACGGACTTACCTGGAGTTTGAGATGTGCTTCTCATGCTTTCATTCAGCACCTTTTTGTCTTCGGACGTAGGAGGTTTTGGAGCCTCAGAGAAAAGATCACCCTGAATGACACAACACAATACAGCATATATTAAATTTAGTAAATGGGAATGAATAGGTGTGAGCTCGGAAAATCATCAAGTTTAATATACCTCCTCATCGTCGTCAAATAGGCCTTTCCCACCACTGAAGAGGCCACTTTTCCCTCCAAATGGGGagaaatcatcatcatccatcTTCGGGGGCTTAAACATGTCGTCACTGTCCTCGTCAGCTGCTGTTACAAAAGTACACAAACAGTATTGAGGAACACACTGAGAACAATAACACATAACGAACAAATAACGAATGCAGAAATCATTGTCCTGATGATGAATGAAAGTCCTACCCTGTGGCTTTGCACGCTTTGGTTCTTTCCTgcttttacttttcttcttagATGACAATGCTTTAAAGACATGACATGGTAGATACACAACACCGTGAGCATGCACATGCAAACATGAAATTACTTAATAACTCAAATACAGACTTTGACACTCTGTTTTCctcaaaataaatgtggaaaagtGGAAGTAACAAAAGGAGAGATGATGTAGTGCCAGTTGGTTGATATTGAGTGTGACTTACACGTGCGATCTCCCTCTGGTTTGCTAACTGGTTCCCCTTTGATCCGCGCTGCGAGCTCATCAGCAAACGACGACGTGCCAGTGTTCTGAATATGATGTAACAccaaaaaacaataaactgaACATATGAATCAAACGAATCATTTCAGACCGAAATAACGAATCATATCTCGTCAGTATTCAAGCAAAGTCAAACCAAGCAAACCTTTGTGTTGTCattgtcgtcatcatcatcatcatcatccctgtCTGATTCTGCAAATATGTCAGaatcctcatcctcttcatcatcatcttcctcataACTCAACATGGATGACTTCTAAGGGAGTGTAGGAAGAGAATCCCAAATGATTATGTTATTCATCTTGAATATAATCTATGATGTGTTTTGGCAGGCAGTCAGTCAACCGTACCTTCCGAATACTTTTGTGACCTTCGTCTTCCTCCTGATTAAAGTCATCATCTGAATGCTGTTgagtaaataaatgcatatatTGAAGTTTCCTTTGATGGTGCAATATGTGAAAATAGTAACcttgaaaaacactttgaaagaaAAGGTCTTACAACTGATTCTTTGCCATCTTCGCTCTCAATTACACTGTCTCTGTCACTGTCAACTGACATTTCTAGAAAGAGAATCATACAAATGCATGAGGTAAAGTAAACAGTATAATATAAGAGTGCCTGAAGAATCTGTCATAAGAATTTTACCATCACTGGAGAGGTCCCCAAGTCCAACCTCCTCTTGTTCCATGAAGGCCTGGGAACCAATCAGATATGGAAGTGGTCTATCCACATAAAGATCCTAAACGACAAAGGCAAAACAGACACAATATAAATAACATACATGTAAAGGTGCATTATCACATGCATTACTGCAGTGATCGCACTGCTTCAAGAATCACAACACACCTTGGGCTCCAGAATGGCATCCCCTCGGTCTGtgacctcctcgtcctctgaaTCAGAGTTTCCCGCTTTGATGTCAAGATGCTCAAAGGCCGACTCCAGCACCCTCAGACCGTGGCTTACTGCTTCCTGCATCTTAGGGATCAACTCGGCTTCTTTCTGCTCTCGAGTCTTTAccttttgaggggaaaaaaggacttTCACAGGGCGATGCAAGACTTGTGTATAATGGTGCTACATACTGAAATAACAATACTTCATGCAGTCAAATATTAAGACAAGCAAGGAAGATTCATTTAAACCTGCTCGGGCTGATTCTCCAAAGCATCAGTCTTGGGAATAGTGTCTTCAACCTCTTCATCGTACACTCTCTACAGGACACAAAGTGAAAACGTTTGTTCTATTACCAGATAGATTACATTGTGAAATCTGCTAAATTTTCAAATAGAGAGAATTGTCGCAGTTATAGTAAAACAAGCAAaactgaaaaagaagaagaggggtaaattacattttcaataaaCTGTGTATTGGAAAGCATGAGGAAGTCATTAAAGACAGAGTGCAAGCAGCTATCTGTGGCTTTGGTGTCACGGATCAGACTGTCCAACTGCTTTTCAATGTCATGTGTCTTCGACAGCATTCTCTGGGAGAAGTCTTGCAGGAACAGGAAGAGctgagaaggagaaaaagaagaaccaCATGAAGACGGTTTTACACACTTTCAGAATATAATCCTCTATGCAGCTTTCTGCAGGGTTTTTCAGTCAATTTGAGAATAGATGATGAGGAATTACATGGCGCATATGTAGGGAAGAATGTTTCCGACTTACTCCTGAGTCAGCTGCCAGGGACCAGTCGGCACTGCTCTGCCGCATCTCTTCAAGAGTCCAGGGTCTTTCCCAAATCTGAGCATCTTTCCCTAGGGCTTCACTTGTGCTTGGGCCATTTGCTAATCCTTCTGGCAACCCACTCATCTGCAATcagatcaatcaatcaataaaacattcagAAGGGCTTCAAAGTCTTTTGCAACAACATGGCTTGAATATccgttttattttcatttgtttcattatttatttcacttgaAATGGCTATAACAACCTATAATCTGCATATTTAAACAGTATTGCTGAAGCCCAAACCATGAACTGTagggatatttatttattgattaagACATCATCTTAAACTTAACATTAAATTAGTAATATGGAGCTGCTGCAGTACTGATGGTGATATCACTGGGATAATATAGGAACAATTTGTTGTGGGTTCCTTCATGGAGTTCCTCCAAAAACACTGCAAACTGCTAAATACTGCATCagttaatctaaaaaaaaagtccaaaacttgttgtttttcatataGTTGAAAATCAAAGTACAATATTTAACACAATTAAGGTCTGTGACAGGATTGTGGTTGTTCGATGGACGGAATACATAAATAATGCCTCAAAGcacctaaaaaagaagaaattcttttttttccgggtTGAATAAGGTTTAAACCTCACATCGTTCACATAAACTAACGTTAGGCAAAGAAGTAAGGCGTCCCAATGTTTTTGTACGTGTTCATGTCATTACAGCATATGGCAAAACCTACTAGATTAAATCCCGGGTCAGATTTTATGTCAATAGAACAAGTTGAAAGAACTGATGACACGTTACATTCACGGTGTCGAGTCCTGGTTTCCTGTTCATGGAGGTCTGTGTTCGAAGGTGAAGGTATTGACTTTGGTTTGAAAGCGTTACAGAAACACCACATCATACATGACTcgttaactaacgttaacttGTAGCGTTACCCAACGTAACGTTAGTTAAAAGAAAGAGTAGTTTTACTGCTAACACGGCGGGTACAGCACAGTATAGCTTTGAGCAATAAAATAAGGTTACATATGTGCGGGTGGTTACCATGTTGCGTCAATAAAGATATGTCTCGATTCCATTTCCTCTTGTAAGCTTCCAGATTTGTGAAAGAGAAAGCGGGGTCTGTTTGGTTAGCAGCTATCGTTAAGTcaaagttaacgttagctagccaaCACCAACCGTAGCTTCGGCTCCTCCAGGGCGACACATAGTAAGGTAATACGGCTCCCCGCGACGAGAGCGCTTTTTGGGCTTACCTTGAATAACTCTGGTCAACTGCTTCCTACGACGGTCCAGTGTGGTCAGAAACGACGTAGGAAATAAGCTCGATTATGCTAAATTTGGCCTTTCCCTCATTGGTCTTCTGACAGATCAGCCATGTTCTGTCTGCAGACAGTCACCTGACTCCCGTCGCCATAGCAACCCATTGAAAGTGGGGCGGAGTGGAACAAACCAAGAAGCAAAGATAATTTCAACAGCTCGCTGCTCTACATTCAAAGACCCGTTTCGAATCATTTTAACATTGGGTTCATGTCTAGGGCACCGACAGAGGCGGCGTACCTACTACCATGTCACTCAGTCATTTTTTTAAGTGACTAACTCGTTCACTCCTCCATTATGTAGTGCCAAGTTGTGTGCCCGCGCCCCCGCACTGATCTGCATTCAAGTCGCGGGGCCGCGCGCAGCGTCAACCAGCAGACTTTGTAAAAACCTTTAGGCCTGATAGACAAAACGACATATTGTTCTTTGTATACTTCAATGCGGTGGAAATAAGCGCAGTAGGTGGACATATCAGTAAGGCAAAATATTGACCATATTCTTTATTTTGTCCACAACGTTATTTTTTTGGCAACagctataaaaaaacaaaacaaagtatttataatttaaaacaaaaattctCCCAAAGGGGGAATATGAAAAATTGCACACATCCAACAAAACAGTGAAATTACAACAGTGAATCAAAAACAAGATTATGTGTATGCTGAAACTATTTACAGTTACTTTAATAGTACGTCACAATAAGACAAGCACAGGtgtgaatattaaaatgatgGCCGTATTCCATTGAAGTCCTTGGCTTTCAGTCACACCATTCTTGCTTACTGGCATTGGTCAATTCCTGTACCTTTCCTGCTATGACCAGACGGACCTGGGGGAAAAAACCTGCTGTAGGCAAATCTCATCACCGTCTTGGTTTCTAAAAATGAATTTAACTTTCAGTAAAACTGTTGCATAGGGGAGTAGATTTTGAACAGTGTGTGACACGTTTACACTTGAGGCTGTTTTGTAGAAGAAAGTGGTACATGAGCTTCCCATTAGCACAGTTACACAGCGAGAAATGACTTAAATTCTCTAAATTAACAACAGCACAAAAAGGAGGTGAAAGAATCCCTCTTTTTAAACACAGCACTTCAGAGCAGCAACATACAGAACAGAACTAAAGAAGTTAAAACATTCACAAATAGAAGTCATTCACATAATatttatcaatatataaaaaacaagatttttCTTTGTGAGCAACACTCACTTTGTGCTCTcttctaaaatgtttttattcataaatatacaaatagtaTTTGGACTGAAGATgaaacttggggggggggggttaaggatggagggggagaggaaatGTGCAAATTGGGCTTAAGAATAATCCAAGAGCCGatgatgaataaaatgacaCCAAGTCACATGCTGCGACTTGGTTGAAGTGAGAAGCTTCTCAGGTCTCAAACAGGTTCTTTTCCAGACACCACCTGACTACGTGCCTCGCCTCCAGCCTCCGTTTGCTCCTGTTCTTTAGGCTCCATCTCTTCGCACAACTCTTCTTGCCTCATGTCGTTCTCGCCGGTCTCATTGGTTTTCTCTTTTGTATCGTCTCCTGACATGTCTTCTGCAGTCATGTCGTCCCTGGTCTCACACGTTTCCTCCTTTGTATCGTCTCCAAACATGTCTTCTGCAGTCATGTCGTCCCCGGTCTCATGCGTTTCCTCCTTTTTATCATCTCCTAACATGTCATCTGAAGTCATGTCGGCCCGGGTCTCATGCGTTTCCTCCTTTGTATCGTCTCCAAACATGTCTTCTGCAGTCATGTCACCCCCCGTCTCATGCGTTTCCTCCTTTTTATCATCTCCTAACATGTCATCTGAAGTCATGTCGGCCCCGGTCTCATGCGTTTCCTCCTTTGTATCGTCTCCAAACATGTCTTCTGCAGTCATGTCGTCCCCCGTCTCATGCGTTTCCTCCTTTGTATCGTCTCCAAACATGTCTTCTGCAGTCATGTCACCCCCCGTCTCATGCGTTTCCTCCTTTGTATTGTCTCCAAACATGTCTTCTGCAGTCATGTCGTCCCCCGTCTCATGCCTTTCCTCCTTTGTATCGTCGCCAAACATGTCTTCTGC containing:
- the washc2c gene encoding WASH complex subunit 2 isoform X3; its protein translation is MSGLPEGLANGPSTSEALGKDAQIWERPWTLEEMRQSSADWSLAADSGLFLFLQDFSQRMLSKTHDIEKQLDSLIRDTKATDSCLHSVFNDFLMLSNTQFIENRVYDEEVEDTIPKTDALENQPEQVKTREQKEAELIPKMQEAVSHGLRVLESAFEHLDIKAGNSDSEDEEVTDRGDAILEPKDLYVDRPLPYLIGSQAFMEQEEVGLGDLSSDEMSVDSDRDSVIESEDGKESVHSDDDFNQEEDEGHKSIRKKSSMLSYEEDDDEEDEDSDIFAESDRDDDDDDDDNDNTKNTGTSSFADELAARIKGEPVSKPEGDRTSLSSKKKSKSRKEPKRAKPQAADEDSDDMFKPPKMDDDDFSPFGGKSGLFSGGKGLFDDDEEGDLFSEAPKPPTSEDKKVLNESMRSTSQTPESDKSGKKIPAGGISIFPDDSLFRSGVDSDSLKSKENGTRVPKTNAASTPAPAGAAFGEGAGGLFDDEDEEDDFFSGKSLIKSDSAGHRTPKKAIDLFDDDDDDRDIFGEKYVAVTPAQSKKELVEEQVKPPEKKLPAGAISMFGPGTQSLLNEGLKKCPPTSSKASEKSMENGVAADHAKATVKQTQKPQMRGLFSDDEDAQGSPIKSQSKPEPTSQGQTSKAPLSLFDDEEEEDLFASAAKSKAKPHQTKASTPQPSRAVSSSLFSDDEDQWVSPLNSAGKPEVKAGGMRTSVSAPSGLTAAKISHKSSLFDHDDEDDLFSPTTGSSQRKPQRVALLFEDEGDDDADTGSLSGIKPALHTNTAASAAITPSAASQSSSLLEESGEVVVSKTAAQQKPSQQKTPEPLPSAPSSEIGESKKKPAGAVSLFGGIDVLAIRQTKTPLDDVENRGGPLSKDCLPLNVKKDEKVKTNPVSLFDDEEEDESDWNEPIFSPSKPASSNTQKLTEDRPQTTSTGVFQDEELLFSQTEQKDNDPDVDLFAPSGKAESSKLSSKKPATTSLFAEDDEDDLFSSVKTKAPAPKVAKKPSRPDDRAPLASPEAVTEIQANLMINPAALLPGAFPGTSASVLPAMDASSPSELSNSSLSSSPATTPTGAQMDREGGLNFNNPVQVTTLQSAHKSRAKGSVQRRPQSRAARQQAAQRALLDKGVAEGGNVPGPNPSLSAPAFPPPEKSSQTRAGPISPSLAEPARPPASSPSQSSLSEVSSTAPVPKSTHSGKKDSSGTKVLPSAAEEDIFASDGLFGATSVTSTPSAKTAQPQASGGLGVKTDGDKGSLPSIFDANTGDLFQKVKPRSATKKNTATPFMEEEDDDEDIFGVSNSSTHTSTSSKGIKSSSSFTKQDIFQDEVSTVPKVLNKHKEKTLDASLFDDNIDIFADLTDTFIPKQKSKTKVETKSIFDDDMDDIFSASTVKPVMKAAQKSQKAPRPQETSTAVDSSNTFDDPLNALGGN
- the washc2c gene encoding WASH complex subunit 2A isoform X4 → MSGLPEGLANGPSTSEALGKDAQIWERPWTLEEMRQSSADWSLAADSGLFLFLQDFSQRMLSKTHDIEKQLDSLIRDTKATDSCLHSVFNDFLMLSNTQFIENRVYDEEVEDTIPKTDALENQPEQVKTREQKEAELIPKMQEAVSHGLRVLESAFEHLDIKAGNSDSEDEEVTDRGDAILEPKDLYVDRPLPYLIGSQAFMEQEEVGLGDLSSDEMSVDSDRDSVIESEDGKESVHSDDDFNQEEDEGHKSIRKKSSMLSYEEDDDEEDEDSDIFAESDRDDDDDDDDNDNTKNTGTSSFADELAARIKGEPVSKPEGDRTSADEDSDDMFKPPKMDDDDFSPFGGKSGLFSGGKGLFDDDEEGDLFSEAPKPPTSEDKKVLNESMRSTSQTPESDKSGKKIPAGGISIFPDDSLFRSGVDSDSLKSKENGTRVPKTNAASTPAPAGAAFGEGAGGLFDDEDEEDDFFSGKSLIKSDSAGHRTPKKAIDLFDDDDDDRDIFGEKYVAVTPAQSKKELVEEQVKPPEKKLPAGAISMFGPGTQSLLNEGLKKCPPTSSKASEKSMENGVAADHAKATVKQTQKPQMRGLFSDDEDAQGSPIKSQSKPEPTSQGQTSKAPLSLFDDEEEEDLFASAAKSKAKPHQTKASTPQPSRAVSSSLFSDDEDQWVSPLNSAGKPEVKAGGMRTSVSAPSGLTAAKISHKSSLFDHDDEDDLFSPTTGSSQRKPQRVALLFEDEGDDDADTGSLSGIKPALHTNTAASAAITPSAASQSSSLLEESGEVVVSKTAAQQKPSQQKTPEPLPSAPSSEIGESKKKPAGAVSLFGGIDVLAIRQTKTPLDDVENRGGPLSKDCLPLNVKKDEKVKTNPVSLFDDEEEDESDWNEPIFSPSKPASSNTQKLTEDRPQTTSTGVFQDEELLFSQTEQKDNDPDVDLFAPSGKAESSKLSSKKPATTSLFAEDDEDDLFSSVKTKAPAPKVAKKPSRPDDRAPLASPEAVTEIQKPAPNPVKPKDSSSRIGKLQANLMINPAALLPGAFPGTSASVLPAMDASSPSELSNSSLSSSPATTPTGAQMDREGGLNFNNPVQVTTLQSAHKSRAKGSVQRRPQSRAARQQAAQRALLDKGVAEGGNVPGPNPSLSAPAFPPPEKSSQTRAGPISPSLAEPARPPASSPSQSSLSEVSSTAPVPKSTHSGKKDSSGTKVLPSAAEEDIFASDGLFGATSVTSTPSAKTAQPQASGGLGVKTDGDKGSLPSIFDANTGDLFQKVKPRSATKKNTATPFMEEEDDDEDIFGVSNSSTHTSTSSKGIKSSSSFTKQDIFQDEVSTVPKVLNKHKEKTLDASLFDDNIDIFADLTDTFIPKQKSKTKVETKSIFDDDMDDIFSASTVKPVMKAAQKSQKAPRPQETSTAVDSSNTFDDPLNALGGN
- the washc2c gene encoding WASH complex subunit 2A isoform X2; amino-acid sequence: MSGLPEGLANGPSTSEALGKDAQIWERPWTLEEMRQSSADWSLAADSGLFLFLQDFSQRMLSKTHDIEKQLDSLIRDTKATDSCLHSVFNDFLMLSNTQFIENRVYDEEVEDTIPKTDALENQPEQVKTREQKEAELIPKMQEAVSHGLRVLESAFEHLDIKAGNSDSEDEEVTDRGDAILEPKDLYVDRPLPYLIGSQAFMEQEEVGLGDLSSDEMSVDSDRDSVIESEDGKESVHSDDDFNQEEDEGHKSIRKKSSMLSYEEDDDEEDEDSDIFAESDRDDDDDDDDNDNTKNTGTSSFADELAARIKGEPVSKPEGDRTSLSSKKKSKSRKEPKRAKPQADEDSDDMFKPPKMDDDDFSPFGGKSGLFSGGKGLFDDDEEGDLFSEAPKPPTSEDKKVLNESMRSTSQTPESDKSGKKIPAGGISIFPDDSLFRSGVDSDSLKSKENGTRVPKTNAASTPAPAGAAFGEGAGGLFDDEDEEDDFFSGKSLIKSDSAGHRTPKKAIDLFDDDDDDRDIFGEKYVAVTPAQSKKELVEEQVKPPEKKLPAGAISMFGPGTQSLLNEGLKKCPPTSSKASEKSMENGVAADHAKATVKQTQKPQMRGLFSDDEDAQGSPIKSQSKPEPTSQGQTSKAPLSLFDDEEEEDLFASAAKSKAKPHQTKASTPQPSRAVSSSLFSDDEDQWVSPLNSAGKPEVKAGGMRTSVSAPSGLTAAKISHKSSLFDHDDEDDLFSPTTGSSQRKPQRVALLFEDEGDDDADTGSLSGIKPALHTNTAASAAITPSAASQSSSLLEESGEVVVSKTAAQQKPSQQKTPEPLPSAPSSEIGESKKKPAGAVSLFGGIDVLAIRQTKTPLDDVENRGGPLSKDCLPLNVKKDEKVKTNPVSLFDDEEEDESDWNEPIFSPSKPASSNTQKLTEDRPQTTSTGVFQDEELLFSQTEQKDNDPDVDLFAPSGKAESSKLSSKKPATTSLFAEDDEDDLFSSVKTKAPAPKVAKKPSRPDDRAPLASPEAVTEIQKPAPNPVKPKDSSSRIGKLQANLMINPAALLPGAFPGTSASVLPAMDASSPSELSNSSLSSSPATTPTGAQMDREGGLNFNNPVQVTTLQSAHKSRAKGSVQRRPQSRAARQQAAQRALLDKGVAEGGNVPGPNPSLSAPAFPPPEKSSQTRAGPISPSLAEPARPPASSPSQSSLSEVSSTAPVPKSTHSGKKDSSGTKVLPSAAEEDIFASDGLFGATSVTSTPSAKTAQPQASGGLGVKTDGDKGSLPSIFDANTGDLFQKVKPRSATKKNTATPFMEEEDDDEDIFGVSNSSTHTSTSSKGIKSSSSFTKQDIFQDEVSTVPKVLNKHKEKTLDASLFDDNIDIFADLTDTFIPKQKSKTKVETKSIFDDDMDDIFSASTVKPVMKAAQKSQKAPRPQETSTAVDSSNTFDDPLNALGGN
- the washc2c gene encoding WASH complex subunit 2 isoform X1, whose amino-acid sequence is MSGLPEGLANGPSTSEALGKDAQIWERPWTLEEMRQSSADWSLAADSGLFLFLQDFSQRMLSKTHDIEKQLDSLIRDTKATDSCLHSVFNDFLMLSNTQFIENRVYDEEVEDTIPKTDALENQPEQVKTREQKEAELIPKMQEAVSHGLRVLESAFEHLDIKAGNSDSEDEEVTDRGDAILEPKDLYVDRPLPYLIGSQAFMEQEEVGLGDLSSDEMSVDSDRDSVIESEDGKESVHSDDDFNQEEDEGHKSIRKKSSMLSYEEDDDEEDEDSDIFAESDRDDDDDDDDNDNTKNTGTSSFADELAARIKGEPVSKPEGDRTSLSSKKKSKSRKEPKRAKPQAADEDSDDMFKPPKMDDDDFSPFGGKSGLFSGGKGLFDDDEEGDLFSEAPKPPTSEDKKVLNESMRSTSQTPESDKSGKKIPAGGISIFPDDSLFRSGVDSDSLKSKENGTRVPKTNAASTPAPAGAAFGEGAGGLFDDEDEEDDFFSGKSLIKSDSAGHRTPKKAIDLFDDDDDDRDIFGEKYVAVTPAQSKKELVEEQVKPPEKKLPAGAISMFGPGTQSLLNEGLKKCPPTSSKASEKSMENGVAADHAKATVKQTQKPQMRGLFSDDEDAQGSPIKSQSKPEPTSQGQTSKAPLSLFDDEEEEDLFASAAKSKAKPHQTKASTPQPSRAVSSSLFSDDEDQWVSPLNSAGKPEVKAGGMRTSVSAPSGLTAAKISHKSSLFDHDDEDDLFSPTTGSSQRKPQRVALLFEDEGDDDADTGSLSGIKPALHTNTAASAAITPSAASQSSSLLEESGEVVVSKTAAQQKPSQQKTPEPLPSAPSSEIGESKKKPAGAVSLFGGIDVLAIRQTKTPLDDVENRGGPLSKDCLPLNVKKDEKVKTNPVSLFDDEEEDESDWNEPIFSPSKPASSNTQKLTEDRPQTTSTGVFQDEELLFSQTEQKDNDPDVDLFAPSGKAESSKLSSKKPATTSLFAEDDEDDLFSSVKTKAPAPKVAKKPSRPDDRAPLASPEAVTEIQKPAPNPVKPKDSSSRIGKLQANLMINPAALLPGAFPGTSASVLPAMDASSPSELSNSSLSSSPATTPTGAQMDREGGLNFNNPVQVTTLQSAHKSRAKGSVQRRPQSRAARQQAAQRALLDKGVAEGGNVPGPNPSLSAPAFPPPEKSSQTRAGPISPSLAEPARPPASSPSQSSLSEVSSTAPVPKSTHSGKKDSSGTKVLPSAAEEDIFASDGLFGATSVTSTPSAKTAQPQASGGLGVKTDGDKGSLPSIFDANTGDLFQKVKPRSATKKNTATPFMEEEDDDEDIFGVSNSSTHTSTSSKGIKSSSSFTKQDIFQDEVSTVPKVLNKHKEKTLDASLFDDNIDIFADLTDTFIPKQKSKTKVETKSIFDDDMDDIFSASTVKPVMKAAQKSQKAPRPQETSTAVDSSNTFDDPLNALGGN